A genomic window from Candidatus Pelagisphaera phototrophica includes:
- a CDS encoding flagellar protein FlgN — MNGIFEQKDWDPLVDLLREEVQEYGGLHNLLERQQSEIFNRESDLVMLTNEDVERHMGMMKTLRERRESKVCSMASQYDCDPELSLRNMLPHFPDFIRPMLEALIDEVNTMVTRTRRKARQNYLLLSRMMEISQKALSMTEPENYSKTYSRKGYVGMSGTVPATYKTFV; from the coding sequence ATGAACGGTATTTTTGAACAGAAAGATTGGGATCCGCTAGTTGACCTGCTGCGCGAAGAGGTGCAGGAATACGGGGGATTACACAATTTGCTGGAACGTCAGCAGAGTGAAATTTTTAACCGCGAATCGGACTTGGTGATGCTCACCAACGAGGATGTGGAAAGACACATGGGCATGATGAAAACCCTTAGGGAAAGGCGAGAATCCAAGGTGTGCTCGATGGCGAGCCAATACGATTGCGACCCAGAGTTGTCTCTGAGAAACATGCTGCCACATTTCCCTGACTTCATCCGCCCCATGCTTGAAGCCTTGATTGACGAGGTGAATACAATGGTTACAAGGACTCGTCGCAAGGCCCGACAGAACTATCTGCTCCTTTCGCGAATGATGGAAATCTCGCAAAAGGCGCTCAGCATGACTGAGCCGGAGAATTACTCTAAGACCTACTCGCGCAAAGGTTATGTCGGTATGTCGGGAACGGTTCCGGCGACTTACAAGACGTTTGTGTAG
- a CDS encoding flagellar basal body P-ring protein FlgI: protein MRLKYSHLLLLFAVLAISVSNAGRIKDLASLEGSRDNQLVGYGLVVGLAGDGDSTSDVTVNSLVNSLKNFGLTVDPTTLRSDNVAAVMITADIPPFAREGTRIDVTVSSIGDAESLQGGVLLQTPLYGADQEVYAVAQGQIAVGGFIGGTAGPGGATVQKNHPTVGMISNGAIVEREIQMDISERGYVNWLLINPDYNTASRMAEAINEIFPASTMALDSAAVKVAIPEIYEGREVDFISSIGAINVNPDTPAKVVINERTGVIVATAEVRVSTVAISHGALTISISNDLNVSQPNGFGDAGDTVVTPATETDVTEMSGGFKIVNEFPTIQQVTSALNAVGVTTREMMSILQEMKSVGALQAELIIK, encoded by the coding sequence ATGAGGCTAAAATACTCACATTTACTCTTACTTTTCGCTGTATTGGCGATTTCGGTCTCGAATGCGGGCCGCATCAAGGATCTCGCTTCCCTTGAAGGAAGCCGGGACAATCAGCTCGTCGGCTATGGACTGGTCGTCGGTTTAGCGGGCGACGGTGACAGCACGTCAGATGTTACGGTCAACAGTTTGGTAAACTCTCTCAAAAACTTTGGTCTTACAGTAGACCCGACCACTCTGCGTTCAGACAATGTAGCAGCGGTCATGATAACTGCGGACATACCCCCTTTTGCTCGCGAAGGTACTCGGATTGACGTAACCGTATCTTCCATCGGAGATGCTGAAAGCCTTCAAGGAGGTGTCCTTCTGCAAACACCATTGTATGGTGCGGACCAGGAAGTTTATGCGGTCGCACAGGGCCAGATCGCGGTCGGTGGATTTATCGGAGGAACAGCAGGACCTGGAGGTGCGACTGTGCAAAAGAACCATCCAACGGTTGGAATGATTTCAAATGGAGCGATTGTCGAGCGTGAGATTCAAATGGATATCTCAGAGCGTGGATACGTAAATTGGCTTCTCATCAATCCGGATTACAATACGGCCTCCCGAATGGCGGAAGCCATCAACGAAATTTTCCCTGCTAGCACGATGGCATTGGATTCAGCTGCAGTGAAAGTGGCGATTCCAGAGATTTATGAAGGAAGGGAAGTGGATTTCATCTCATCAATTGGTGCAATTAATGTTAATCCGGATACGCCCGCTAAAGTGGTTATTAACGAACGTACTGGGGTCATTGTCGCCACAGCTGAGGTTCGAGTATCTACCGTGGCGATCAGCCATGGAGCGCTAACGATCTCAATCTCGAATGACTTGAATGTATCCCAGCCAAACGGATTTGGGGATGCGGGAGATACGGTAGTGACGCCCGCAACTGAAACCGATGTGACTGAGATGTCGGGCGGATTCAAGATCGTGAATGAATTTCCTACGATTCAGCAAGTGACCTCAGCTTTGAATGCGGTGGGGGTGACCACCAGAGAAATGATGTCGATTTTGCAGGAGATGAAAAGCGTAGGAGCCCTTCAAGCGGAACTCATAATCAAATAA
- a CDS encoding flagellar basal body L-ring protein FlgH yields the protein MKKAALSFGLVLISATVVAGESLWLSKANPENSIFADRTAGRIGDILTIVVDESSSVSSSVNKSTNKSGSANASISNFFYSGFATANGGEYPNVEYSGPGISSSGGGNITNAQSVSSSASVLVIDRLPNGNLIIEGARELSVSGETQYVIIRGIVRRDDIDKDNTIISSKIASAHVEFLEKGAIASAQKQGWIAQLLNVANIW from the coding sequence ATGAAAAAAGCAGCTTTAAGTTTTGGACTTGTATTGATCTCTGCAACGGTTGTTGCGGGAGAATCTCTTTGGCTTTCAAAGGCAAACCCTGAAAATAGTATTTTTGCGGACCGTACTGCAGGAAGAATCGGTGACATTCTCACGATTGTTGTAGATGAAAGCTCTTCAGTCAGCAGTTCGGTTAACAAGTCGACCAATAAATCAGGATCAGCCAATGCTTCTATCAGTAACTTTTTCTATTCAGGATTTGCTACTGCGAACGGAGGAGAGTATCCAAATGTAGAGTATTCTGGTCCTGGCATTTCCAGTTCCGGTGGAGGAAACATTACTAATGCGCAGTCGGTTTCATCGTCTGCGTCAGTGCTAGTGATTGATAGATTGCCAAATGGGAATCTTATTATTGAAGGAGCTCGAGAACTTTCTGTGTCAGGAGAAACGCAATACGTAATAATTCGAGGAATCGTAAGACGAGATGATATCGATAAAGACAACACGATTATATCTAGTAAAATCGCGAGTGCACACGTCGAGTTCCTCGAGAAGGGAGCAATCGCCTCGGCCCAAAAACAAGGGTGGATTGCTCAGCTTCTTAACGTAGCCAACATTTGGTAA
- the flgA gene encoding flagellar basal body P-ring formation chaperone FlgA: protein MKIKFTFCAAFLIVSSLTIRASLEDILAPLPILAEASPVFVVSKSEENTLVPLKSEVATEVPEGAVNIPAVEGRPLAATVQKPFYPITESSLLTAIEGQMHVHLRPAGKITLTPLRALPDLSNHSEPYEVKLSRLPGRLSKNTIYLSIQAENEEGVLGNWDIPFRPALYSEVWFAKRYLRERELAAASDFEARQVDLLYEPDAVVATLEVLQQHEYNRDIRPGQPLKWGDLAERSLVRKGQVVDVIAYQGMIGISMRAKAQQDGVRGEMVFLSNLESNKNFSGEVIGEGRVQVTF, encoded by the coding sequence ATGAAAATCAAATTTACATTTTGCGCCGCATTTTTGATTGTATCCAGTTTAACGATTCGTGCTTCTTTGGAGGACATACTTGCTCCATTGCCAATTCTGGCGGAAGCCAGTCCAGTGTTTGTCGTTAGCAAGTCTGAGGAGAATACACTGGTTCCGTTGAAATCCGAGGTTGCGACAGAGGTGCCTGAAGGTGCTGTGAATATTCCAGCTGTGGAAGGTCGTCCGCTGGCAGCAACGGTTCAAAAACCATTCTATCCTATTACCGAAAGCAGCTTATTGACAGCGATCGAAGGGCAAATGCATGTGCATCTTCGACCTGCCGGTAAGATTACTTTGACTCCGCTCAGAGCTTTGCCGGACCTGTCGAATCACAGCGAGCCCTACGAAGTTAAGCTTTCCCGCCTTCCGGGTAGACTTTCCAAAAACACCATTTATCTTTCAATCCAGGCTGAAAATGAAGAAGGCGTTCTAGGCAACTGGGACATTCCCTTCAGGCCGGCCCTCTATAGCGAAGTATGGTTTGCGAAGCGCTACCTGCGCGAGCGCGAGTTAGCAGCGGCATCAGATTTTGAAGCACGCCAAGTCGATCTTCTCTATGAACCAGACGCAGTGGTAGCTACTTTAGAAGTGCTACAGCAGCATGAATACAACCGGGATATCAGGCCTGGGCAGCCGCTAAAGTGGGGCGATCTCGCCGAGCGTTCGCTGGTCAGAAAAGGCCAGGTAGTAGATGTGATCGCTTACCAAGGAATGATTGGCATCTCGATGCGGGCTAAAGCTCAGCAAGACGGTGTCAGAGGCGAAATGGTTTTTCTCAGCAATCTCGAATCAAACAAAAATTTCTCGGGTGAAGTGATCGGCGAAGGCCGAGTTCAAGTAACATTCTAA
- the flgG gene encoding flagellar basal-body rod protein FlgG, with translation MSISLYSAASGMEAQQTNLNVISNNIANVNTTGFKKSKVEFQDMFYQVPKSVGADSGGSILPTGIQVGSGTQVVATSKVFTQGQVNRTDEELDVAIVGEGFFSVTDQNGDTLYTRDGGFKRGPNGQLTTSQGMALEPGITIPQEANSIVVSEGGTITFLKDSEPVGTESLQLFRFNNPSGLAALGGNLFRETTASGTPTGGIPGTESFGTIRQGFLENSNVNIVQEMVNMIVAQRAYEINSKSIQTSDQMMQQIGQIKR, from the coding sequence ATGAGCATATCATTATATTCTGCAGCAAGTGGTATGGAGGCGCAACAGACGAATCTGAATGTGATCTCCAACAATATTGCGAACGTTAATACGACGGGATTCAAAAAGAGCAAAGTTGAGTTTCAAGATATGTTTTACCAGGTGCCGAAGTCGGTTGGGGCAGATTCTGGAGGAAGTATCCTTCCCACTGGTATTCAAGTAGGTAGCGGTACCCAAGTTGTGGCGACATCTAAGGTCTTTACGCAAGGTCAAGTAAATCGTACGGATGAGGAGCTAGACGTAGCGATCGTGGGTGAAGGGTTTTTCTCTGTCACGGATCAAAATGGAGACACGCTCTACACAAGAGATGGCGGCTTCAAGCGTGGTCCCAATGGGCAGTTGACAACGAGCCAAGGCATGGCCCTTGAGCCAGGAATTACCATCCCCCAGGAAGCGAACAGCATCGTAGTGAGCGAAGGAGGCACCATAACGTTTCTAAAAGATTCCGAACCAGTGGGCACTGAATCACTTCAGCTTTTTCGCTTTAACAATCCATCGGGACTCGCCGCCTTGGGCGGCAACCTTTTTAGAGAAACTACTGCGAGCGGGACTCCAACGGGCGGTATTCCAGGAACTGAGAGTTTTGGAACGATCCGACAAGGCTTCTTGGAAAACTCAAACGTAAACATCGTTCAGGAAATGGTTAATATGATCGTTGCCCAGCGAGCTTACGAAATAAATTCAAAGTCCATTCAGACGTCAGACCAAATGATGCAGCAAATTGGACAAATTAAACGATAG
- a CDS encoding flagellar hook-basal body protein, which yields MLNGIYQNAASMSGLETWNNAIAQNLAQSSTPGYKKAILSFEGQGNGMIGYEGSFDKTLFRESVMAAGKDGIDFSTGSIQNTDIKTDFAIEGEGFFELRTPEGQLIYTRDGQFRINDQGELVSKQGYHVLDGERGIIQLLPDGGEVNGMADGSISQKGQQVAIIGVRNVDDPAQMVRTHGGFVVDPKVSGDPYHLDSDKITIRHGALEQSNVSNTSEMVNMISVSRAFQLNQQVIRGKDELLGKAIQTLGGRF from the coding sequence ATGTTGAACGGTATCTATCAAAACGCGGCTTCCATGTCTGGGCTTGAAACTTGGAATAACGCGATCGCTCAGAATCTAGCCCAGTCCTCTACACCGGGATACAAGAAGGCGATCCTCTCGTTTGAAGGACAGGGGAATGGAATGATCGGGTATGAAGGATCGTTTGATAAGACGCTATTCCGCGAGTCAGTGATGGCTGCGGGAAAGGATGGCATCGATTTTTCAACCGGAAGCATCCAAAACACCGACATTAAAACGGATTTTGCTATCGAAGGGGAAGGTTTCTTCGAACTGCGCACACCAGAGGGTCAACTTATCTACACTCGAGATGGTCAATTTAGAATAAACGATCAAGGAGAACTCGTCAGCAAGCAAGGCTACCACGTTTTGGATGGCGAGCGGGGGATTATCCAGCTACTGCCTGATGGAGGTGAAGTCAATGGTATGGCCGATGGATCGATTAGCCAGAAAGGGCAACAGGTTGCCATCATCGGGGTTCGTAATGTTGACGACCCAGCACAGATGGTGCGCACCCATGGTGGATTCGTGGTTGATCCAAAGGTTTCGGGTGATCCCTACCATTTGGATTCAGACAAAATCACAATCAGGCACGGAGCTCTCGAGCAGAGTAATGTATCTAACACATCTGAGATGGTTAACATGATAAGCGTCTCTCGCGCCTTTCAACTGAATCAACAGGTTATTCGAGGAAAGGATGAGCTTCTCGGTAAGGCGATCCAGACACTCGGTGGCAGATTCTAG
- a CDS encoding flagellar motor protein MotB — MSQQHNQHHGGAWKVAYADFVTAMMALFMVLWLTSQSEEDRIQMAQFFQDPYNTPLDASMGVLPQEGNSQNDTEGEKKGKAKISDIKVLMNMAQAFMELLNVDSADPEKSIELEVTSDGLRVTLYDRDAHPFFVENTATYTDWGEFVIEQMSWLVHRHYFKVSVDGYVSEGYGGRGSDYTSWELSSDRANSTRRMMEFYGVDGEQFEEISAFGETKPLPFMHPSADANDRISISLVLSETFNILETDEDEQPSFK; from the coding sequence ATGTCGCAGCAACATAATCAACACCATGGAGGCGCTTGGAAGGTCGCATATGCGGACTTCGTAACTGCAATGATGGCCCTCTTTATGGTATTGTGGCTCACTTCCCAGAGCGAGGAGGACCGCATTCAGATGGCCCAATTCTTCCAGGATCCCTACAATACTCCATTGGATGCTTCGATGGGTGTCCTTCCGCAAGAGGGCAATTCGCAGAATGACACGGAAGGGGAGAAGAAGGGCAAAGCGAAGATTTCGGATATCAAGGTACTCATGAATATGGCCCAGGCATTCATGGAACTCTTGAACGTAGATAGCGCCGACCCCGAAAAATCGATTGAGCTGGAGGTGACTTCAGACGGGCTGAGAGTCACTTTGTATGATCGGGATGCCCATCCTTTCTTTGTGGAGAATACGGCGACCTATACTGACTGGGGAGAGTTCGTCATCGAGCAGATGTCTTGGCTTGTGCATCGGCATTATTTCAAAGTAAGCGTCGACGGATATGTATCTGAAGGATACGGGGGACGTGGAAGTGACTACACCTCTTGGGAGCTCTCTAGCGATCGGGCAAACTCTACGCGGAGAATGATGGAATTCTATGGCGTGGATGGTGAGCAGTTCGAGGAAATCAGCGCCTTTGGAGAAACTAAGCCCCTTCCGTTTATGCATCCTTCTGCGGATGCAAACGACCGGATATCAATAAGCCTTGTTTTATCGGAAACCTTTAACATTCTCGAGACTGATGAGGACGAACAACCCTCGTTCAAGTAA
- a CDS encoding motility-associated protein, with the protein MFIIIGYIVVIASTLTAFILAGGKPLSLFHLSEVIAIGGITLGVMLICAPKTVLIKTIGALLGALKGGGPNKDDYLDLMKILYEMFMLGRRNGLLALDEHVSTPESSSIFQNYPKFLGSEDKVTFLCSALRPIIDGKIKPDQLEPLLKAEIDAKKHAANGPINVLHLVGDSLPGIGIIAAVMGIIVTMGVIDQGPMMIGYKVSAALSGTFYGIFAAYGFVNPLCNLIEFNNESEESYYICMSRAIGAFARGLAPIMAVELARRSIEAGLVPNADDLENILKSSTSG; encoded by the coding sequence ATGTTTATCATTATCGGATATATAGTCGTCATCGCTTCGACGCTTACTGCGTTCATCCTTGCGGGCGGCAAGCCACTCTCGCTGTTTCATTTGTCTGAAGTAATTGCCATCGGGGGGATTACTTTAGGAGTGATGCTTATCTGTGCGCCTAAAACGGTTCTGATTAAGACAATCGGGGCGTTATTAGGGGCGTTGAAGGGCGGTGGTCCGAATAAAGATGACTATCTGGATCTGATGAAGATCTTGTACGAAATGTTCATGCTGGGTCGTCGTAACGGGCTTTTGGCCTTGGACGAGCATGTGAGTACCCCCGAATCGAGCTCAATTTTTCAAAATTACCCGAAGTTTTTGGGGAGCGAAGACAAGGTCACTTTCTTGTGTTCGGCTTTGCGTCCAATCATTGATGGCAAGATAAAGCCGGACCAGTTGGAGCCGCTTCTCAAAGCGGAGATCGATGCGAAAAAGCATGCCGCTAACGGACCGATTAACGTTCTCCATCTCGTTGGAGACTCGCTCCCTGGTATTGGAATTATCGCGGCGGTTATGGGTATCATCGTAACGATGGGCGTTATTGACCAGGGACCGATGATGATTGGATACAAGGTATCGGCTGCGTTGAGTGGCACCTTCTATGGAATTTTTGCGGCTTACGGCTTTGTCAATCCTCTCTGTAACTTGATCGAGTTCAACAATGAGTCCGAGGAAAGCTACTACATTTGCATGTCTCGTGCCATTGGCGCTTTTGCGCGAGGACTCGCTCCTATTATGGCGGTAGAGCTAGCTCGACGGAGTATTGAGGCAGGTCTCGTTCCGAATGCCGATGATCTGGAGAACATCCTGAAGTCGTCCACCAGTGGATAG
- a CDS encoding sigma-70 family RNA polymerase sigma factor translates to MNQTIVKSPKTEVKMDKAKVAKVYAKNDESSKPPVQQEALFETYLPLVKSIVTRIKINLPPHIDEQDLHSVGITGLISALKKYDPEQKKSFGSYAAMRIRGAILDELRRMDWMPRNARTNFKKLRKTVEELEQKLGRPAEEEEIRLELGLTHKEYNSLMAEVRPISFLPLDNTSNSGGDDSDSADLSEIIPDEGVVPVTSKMEKDEVTQLVAERINQLPEVPRKVLAMYYFQDMRLAEIAEVFSLTESRICQIHSQAIISLRSYITSVMHK, encoded by the coding sequence ATGAACCAAACGATAGTTAAGAGCCCCAAAACAGAAGTTAAAATGGACAAGGCGAAAGTAGCCAAGGTATACGCGAAAAACGATGAATCGTCGAAACCGCCGGTTCAGCAGGAAGCCCTCTTCGAGACCTACCTTCCCTTGGTTAAGTCGATTGTCACTCGTATAAAAATCAATTTGCCTCCTCACATTGATGAGCAGGACCTACACAGCGTTGGGATCACAGGATTGATCAGTGCGCTGAAGAAATACGACCCAGAGCAGAAAAAGTCGTTTGGATCTTATGCCGCCATGCGCATACGAGGAGCGATCCTGGACGAATTGCGCCGGATGGACTGGATGCCCCGGAATGCTCGTACAAATTTCAAAAAACTTCGAAAAACGGTTGAAGAGCTTGAGCAAAAACTAGGGCGTCCTGCAGAGGAGGAAGAGATTCGGTTGGAGTTAGGCTTAACTCATAAGGAGTACAATTCTTTAATGGCGGAAGTCCGCCCTATCAGCTTCTTGCCACTGGACAACACGTCCAATTCAGGCGGTGACGATTCAGACTCGGCCGACCTTAGCGAGATCATTCCTGACGAAGGAGTTGTCCCGGTGACATCGAAGATGGAGAAGGACGAAGTTACTCAGCTGGTAGCCGAAAGAATCAACCAATTGCCTGAGGTTCCTCGTAAGGTTCTCGCCATGTACTATTTCCAAGACATGCGACTAGCGGAAATCGCGGAGGTATTTAGCCTTACGGAATCTCGGATTTGTCAGATTCACTCTCAGGCCATCATAAGCTTACGAAGCTATATTACGAGTGTGATGCATAAGTAA
- the flhA gene encoding flagellar biosynthesis protein FlhA, producing the protein MESAKGNFDLGKILGFLKKGDTVVTLGMFGTVLLLFMPLPAVMLDLLLVGSIGASLLVMLVIIYVKEPSEFTGFPTILLGLTIYRLGLNVASTKLILLKGDAGNVIESFGTFVVGNNYLVGAVVFLILVAINFMVITKGSGRIAEVAARFTLDAMPGKQMAIDAELNAGIIDELKATERREKIQKEADFYGAMDGASKFVRGDAVAAILITAINVLGGIAIGMIQHGLVFGDAVQKFTLLSIGDGLVSQIPGLIVSLAAGVLVTRTSGNSDNLGDQIGGQLSAYPKAMGLLALMLVGVGFIPGMPKMPFMMVAGVFAALMFSLRKAEKVKEREKAVKMEDERRAEMESGSSGEQDDGKSMPAEFEKLIEVDVFALEIGYNLLSLADKVQGGDLLERVTGVRKTIARELGIVVPPIAVRDNLELESNEYRFLLHNKEIVRGEVMPNRWLAMNVSNSEIPINGIPTVEPVFGIESVWVDEDEKKNAEMNGFSIVDSNSVLVTHLSEVLKNNAMYLVGRQDVQKLIDHVQEDHPALISELLPDLVNIGVIHRVLQNLLKENVSIRNINLVLEAIADFASISKNPDDLSEYVRRKLGEFFVPAYESEKGVLKGITMDPRLEQVIATKIQRTNTDYTLSLDPQLAQHLLRELALKANDMIENGLMPVFVTAAEIRLPFKRFFEPSLPKLNILSYQELPAATEIQNYSIIVFPEFVQDQIRKISEDAKTAPREELVGMAQSN; encoded by the coding sequence ATGGAATCGGCAAAAGGAAATTTTGACCTAGGCAAAATTCTAGGATTTTTGAAGAAGGGTGATACGGTTGTAACGCTCGGCATGTTCGGTACAGTATTGCTGCTGTTTATGCCATTGCCGGCAGTGATGCTAGACCTATTGTTGGTGGGGAGCATAGGGGCCTCTCTCCTGGTAATGCTCGTGATCATCTATGTCAAGGAGCCATCTGAATTTACCGGTTTTCCGACGATACTTCTTGGACTTACCATTTACCGGCTTGGGCTGAACGTAGCATCTACGAAGCTCATTCTCTTAAAGGGGGATGCTGGCAACGTAATCGAGTCTTTTGGCACGTTTGTAGTCGGAAATAATTACCTAGTAGGAGCGGTTGTATTCCTAATTTTGGTGGCGATCAACTTTATGGTCATCACTAAGGGTTCGGGCCGTATCGCGGAGGTGGCCGCCCGATTTACCTTGGATGCGATGCCCGGTAAGCAAATGGCGATCGATGCTGAGCTTAATGCGGGAATTATTGATGAGCTTAAGGCGACCGAGCGACGCGAGAAAATTCAAAAGGAAGCCGACTTTTACGGGGCGATGGACGGTGCTAGCAAGTTTGTTAGAGGAGATGCGGTCGCTGCGATATTGATCACTGCGATTAATGTATTGGGAGGAATCGCTATCGGGATGATTCAGCATGGTTTAGTGTTTGGAGATGCCGTGCAGAAGTTTACTCTGTTGTCTATCGGGGATGGTCTTGTCTCTCAGATACCGGGACTGATTGTATCACTCGCCGCTGGTGTTCTGGTAACTCGGACATCTGGAAACTCTGATAATCTTGGAGACCAAATCGGAGGCCAGCTCTCAGCTTATCCGAAAGCAATGGGCCTTCTTGCTTTGATGCTGGTTGGAGTAGGGTTTATTCCTGGGATGCCTAAAATGCCATTCATGATGGTGGCGGGAGTATTTGCTGCCCTTATGTTTAGTTTACGGAAAGCGGAGAAAGTTAAGGAACGAGAGAAGGCAGTTAAAATGGAGGATGAAAGACGCGCGGAAATGGAGTCCGGTTCGAGCGGTGAGCAAGACGACGGGAAGAGTATGCCCGCGGAGTTTGAAAAACTCATCGAAGTGGACGTATTCGCTTTGGAGATAGGATACAACCTACTGTCTCTAGCGGATAAAGTTCAAGGAGGGGATCTCTTGGAACGAGTCACGGGCGTTCGGAAGACCATAGCGAGGGAGCTAGGCATCGTTGTTCCACCGATTGCTGTTAGGGACAATTTGGAACTGGAAAGCAACGAGTACCGTTTTCTCTTGCATAATAAGGAGATTGTTCGCGGAGAGGTCATGCCCAACCGTTGGCTGGCCATGAATGTATCGAACAGTGAGATTCCAATCAATGGTATCCCAACCGTAGAACCTGTCTTTGGAATCGAATCCGTTTGGGTCGATGAAGACGAAAAGAAGAATGCGGAAATGAATGGCTTCTCGATTGTCGATTCCAATTCCGTACTTGTGACACATCTATCTGAGGTTCTTAAAAACAACGCGATGTATCTCGTGGGACGGCAGGATGTGCAGAAACTCATCGACCACGTTCAAGAAGACCACCCGGCATTAATTTCCGAGTTGCTTCCAGATCTCGTCAACATTGGGGTCATTCATCGAGTATTACAGAATTTGCTAAAGGAAAATGTATCCATACGAAACATAAACTTGGTTTTGGAAGCGATTGCAGATTTTGCTTCGATATCCAAAAATCCTGATGATCTGTCCGAGTACGTAAGGAGAAAGTTAGGAGAGTTCTTCGTTCCTGCGTATGAATCGGAAAAAGGCGTTCTCAAGGGGATAACAATGGATCCTCGACTAGAGCAGGTCATAGCTACCAAAATCCAGAGAACGAATACAGATTATACTTTATCACTGGATCCGCAGTTGGCACAGCACCTGCTACGTGAATTAGCATTGAAAGCGAATGACATGATTGAGAACGGACTAATGCCAGTATTTGTAACCGCAGCGGAAATACGCCTGCCATTCAAGCGCTTCTTTGAGCCGTCTTTGCCAAAGCTGAATATTCTAAGTTACCAAGAGTTGCCGGCGGCTACGGAGATACAGAATTACTCGATTATTGTGTTCCCGGAATTTGTTCAGGATCAAATACGAAAGATATCGGAAGATGCGAAAACGGCTCCAAGGGAGGAGCTCGTAGGGATGGCTCAAAGTAACTAG
- a CDS encoding EscU/YscU/HrcU family type III secretion system export apparatus switch protein: MADTDKDSKTEKASSKRLNEALQKGNFAQAQEIGVVFTLFAGLLVVLWYGQDLAMNVMNLSVSIFGNLATIDINEDGIEYWSMQTMTALSRFSGPFLIAGMVGAIVAGGIQSGFRLTPKALKFGFEKLNPISGTKRLVSKDTLVKFGIDLLKLIAIGAILYGAIGKIVNDPIFYAVIDFNHIGVFIIDTMVYAFIRLIIFVAIIAIISYIYQKVKTANDLKMTKEEVKQERKDADMSPEIRKARYAMAMRLMQTQMLDDVPTADVVVTNPTHYAIAMKYERGVDEAPMVLAKGENLFAQRIKQVAKENGVPIVENKLVARMLYKAGQPGKAIPAEMYQSVAEILAYVYRVHKYYFHKLKVRRGVKSKNR; the protein is encoded by the coding sequence ATGGCAGATACAGATAAAGATTCAAAGACAGAAAAAGCTTCGTCAAAGAGACTCAACGAGGCTCTCCAAAAGGGAAACTTTGCCCAAGCTCAGGAAATTGGAGTCGTATTCACTCTCTTTGCGGGACTACTTGTAGTTCTCTGGTACGGACAGGATTTAGCCATGAATGTGATGAATCTGTCCGTCTCCATCTTTGGCAATTTGGCAACGATAGACATCAATGAGGATGGCATCGAGTATTGGTCCATGCAAACGATGACTGCCTTGTCCCGTTTTTCGGGGCCCTTTCTGATAGCTGGGATGGTTGGAGCGATTGTAGCAGGAGGCATCCAGTCCGGGTTTCGGTTGACGCCAAAAGCTCTCAAGTTCGGTTTTGAAAAACTTAACCCGATTTCGGGAACGAAGCGGCTGGTATCCAAGGATACTCTAGTAAAATTTGGGATTGATCTGCTGAAGCTGATTGCGATCGGAGCAATTCTTTATGGAGCGATTGGAAAAATCGTTAATGATCCAATTTTCTATGCGGTAATAGATTTCAATCATATAGGTGTGTTTATCATAGATACGATGGTTTACGCATTTATCCGGCTTATTATATTCGTCGCGATAATTGCAATCATCAGTTACATCTACCAGAAGGTGAAGACTGCAAATGACCTCAAGATGACAAAAGAAGAGGTTAAGCAGGAAAGAAAAGACGCGGACATGAGCCCGGAGATTCGTAAAGCGCGATATGCCATGGCTATGCGTCTGATGCAGACACAAATGCTTGATGATGTTCCCACGGCCGATGTAGTCGTCACAAATCCAACCCACTACGCGATAGCCATGAAGTATGAACGGGGAGTAGATGAAGCTCCTATGGTTCTGGCTAAAGGTGAAAATCTATTTGCTCAGCGAATCAAGCAAGTAGCTAAGGAGAACGGAGTGCCGATTGTTGAGAACAAGCTGGTTGCACGAATGCTTTATAAGGCCGGCCAGCCAGGCAAGGCGATTCCGGCTGAAATGTATCAGTCCGTCGCCGAGATTCTTGCGTATGTGTATCGAGTACACAAATACTACTTTCACAAACTAAAGGTGAGAAGGGGCGTTAAGTCGAAGAATAGATAA